A single region of the candidate division KSB1 bacterium genome encodes:
- a CDS encoding (2Fe-2S) ferredoxin domain-containing protein: MPKLTIEDLKRIREQARGTVILREGHGRAKITVHMGTCGIASGAREIMEAVMNEIESRGIKDVIVTTSGCAGLCSREPMATVELLGQPPVKYVDLTKEKVKKIFDEHIIGGNIVSKYALAIGSERTY, translated from the coding sequence ATGCCAAAGCTAACTATTGAAGATTTGAAAAGAATCCGAGAGCAGGCTCGAGGGACGGTGATACTTCGCGAGGGGCATGGAAGAGCCAAGATTACTGTGCACATGGGAACATGCGGAATTGCCTCTGGTGCTCGTGAGATCATGGAGGCGGTGATGAACGAGATTGAGTCTCGGGGAATTAAAGATGTCATTGTCACCACTAGTGGATGTGCTGGGTTATGCAGCCGCGAGCCCATGGCTACGGTGGAATTGCTCGGCCAACCGCCTGTCAAATACGTAGATTTGACCAAGGAGAAGGTGAAAAAGATTTTTGATGAGCATATTATTGGTGGCAATATTGTATCAAAATACGCCTTAGCCATCGGCAGTGAACGGACTTATTGA